A genomic stretch from Armatimonadota bacterium includes:
- a CDS encoding acyl-CoA dehydrogenase, whose amino-acid sequence MAVLLSDEHRMIQAMVREFATRELLPIAADLDQHSQFPREAVERAADLGLLGMTVPEDYGGAGMDPLAYVVAQEELARACAGFQTIVTVNNSLVCEPILRWGSEAQKQRYLPDLASGRRLGCYCLTEPSAGSDAMSLRTTAALRDGQWRLSGTKVFVTNGAEADLCLVYARSEPEAGARGLSAFLVEKSFPGLSVGKIEKKLGIRCSSTTEIVLDDCRVPGENLLGERGQGGRIALATLDGGRIGIAAQALGIARACLEETAAYVQQRQQFGKAIGEFQAVRWALADMATRLEAARLLTYRAAALRGGGRPCTREAATAKLFASETAMWAAHKAVQLFGGYGYTQDYPVERYFRDAKITEIYEGTSEIQRLVISRHLLARS is encoded by the coding sequence ATGGCCGTCCTGCTTTCCGACGAACACCGGATGATTCAAGCGATGGTCCGGGAGTTCGCCACCCGGGAGTTGCTGCCGATAGCGGCCGACCTCGATCAGCACTCCCAGTTCCCGCGGGAGGCGGTGGAGCGGGCTGCGGATCTGGGTCTGCTGGGCATGACGGTGCCCGAGGACTACGGCGGCGCGGGCATGGACCCGCTTGCCTACGTCGTCGCCCAGGAGGAACTCGCCAGGGCGTGCGCGGGCTTCCAGACGATCGTAACCGTGAACAACTCCCTGGTGTGCGAGCCCATCCTGCGCTGGGGCAGCGAGGCGCAGAAGCAACGCTACCTACCTGACCTGGCCTCTGGGCGCCGGCTGGGCTGCTACTGCCTGACCGAACCATCCGCCGGTTCGGACGCCATGTCGCTGCGCACCACGGCGGCGCTACGCGACGGACAGTGGCGGCTATCCGGAACCAAGGTCTTTGTGACCAACGGCGCAGAGGCGGACCTCTGCCTGGTCTACGCGCGATCGGAGCCCGAAGCCGGTGCCCGCGGCCTCTCAGCTTTTCTGGTTGAGAAGTCCTTCCCGGGCCTGAGCGTGGGGAAGATCGAGAAGAAGCTGGGCATTCGGTGCTCGTCCACCACAGAGATCGTTCTCGACGACTGCCGCGTGCCGGGGGAAAACCTGCTCGGGGAGCGGGGGCAGGGTGGGCGGATTGCCCTGGCCACGCTGGACGGCGGCCGCATCGGCATCGCGGCCCAGGCGCTGGGCATAGCGCGGGCCTGCCTGGAAGAGACGGCTGCGTACGTCCAGCAGCGCCAGCAGTTCGGGAAGGCCATCGGCGAGTTCCAGGCCGTCAGGTGGGCGCTGGCCGATATGGCAACGCGGCTCGAGGCCGCGCGGTTGCTCACGTATCGCGCCGCTGCCCTGCGCGGCGGGGGGCGTCCATGTACCAGGGAGGCGGCGACGGCCAAGCTGTTCGCCTCAGAGACCGCGATGTGGGCCGCCCACAAGGCCGTCCAGCTCTTCGGTGGATACGGGTACACCCAGGACTACCCGGTCGAGCGCTACTTCCGCGACGCCAAGATCACCGAGATCTACGAGGGCACCTCCGAGATCCAGCGGCTTGTCATCTCGCGGCATCTGCTGGCCAGATCCTGA